The following proteins come from a genomic window of Synechococcus sp. UW69:
- a CDS encoding LCP family protein, with amino-acid sequence MAQDPPAKPSSAATRWPVVCAVVVGLSGGLMLSVPLSRLINTEPSSTADQPVAAAQPPPMANPFAGWTGFGAREVVVLGRDRTGNNTDVIFTVRVKGTTTTITQIPRDSYIDAEGLGGIKLNALMAYGGVEAVERELSRLMNRPIRHHIVVRLDAIETLANLVGGIEVDVPKRLYYVDRSQNLVIDLQPGPQLLKGKDLEGFLRWRNDGRGDFGRLERQQLALKGLFEQMKQPQNLIRLPALITAAGQALETDLGPMELGGLITAMGTTDLNASSLNAVPFNADGISYLDTEWPAKSSSGADASEASSQRFRFLF; translated from the coding sequence ATGGCACAAGACCCTCCTGCCAAGCCATCTTCTGCGGCCACCAGGTGGCCGGTTGTTTGTGCTGTCGTGGTGGGTCTCAGCGGCGGCTTGATGCTGTCGGTGCCGCTGAGCCGATTGATCAATACTGAACCGTCCAGCACGGCAGACCAACCTGTGGCGGCAGCTCAGCCCCCGCCGATGGCCAACCCATTCGCTGGTTGGACTGGCTTCGGTGCCAGGGAAGTGGTGGTGCTGGGGCGTGACCGCACTGGCAACAACACCGATGTGATCTTCACGGTGCGGGTGAAGGGCACCACCACGACGATTACTCAGATTCCCCGCGACAGCTACATCGATGCTGAGGGCTTGGGGGGCATCAAGCTCAATGCCCTGATGGCCTACGGCGGTGTGGAGGCGGTGGAGCGGGAGTTGTCTCGACTAATGAATCGCCCGATCCGCCATCACATCGTGGTGCGCTTGGATGCGATCGAAACCCTGGCCAATCTGGTGGGGGGGATCGAGGTGGATGTGCCCAAGCGGTTGTATTACGTCGACCGCAGTCAGAACTTGGTGATCGACCTGCAGCCCGGGCCTCAACTTTTAAAGGGGAAGGATCTCGAGGGTTTTCTGCGTTGGCGCAATGACGGCCGAGGTGATTTCGGTCGCCTGGAACGGCAGCAGTTGGCGCTCAAGGGCCTGTTCGAACAGATGAAACAACCTCAGAATTTGATTCGCCTGCCGGCCTTGATTACTGCTGCGGGTCAGGCGTTGGAAACAGACCTTGGGCCGATGGAATTGGGCGGCTTGATTACTGCGATGGGCACAACTGACCTCAATGCCTCCAGCTTGAATGCGGTGCCTTTCAATGCTGATGGCATCAGCTACCTGGATACAGAGTGGCCGGCCAAGTCCAGCAGTGGTGCTGATGCCAGTGAGGCCAGCAGCCAACGCTTCAGATTTTTGTTCTGA